The Deltaproteobacteria bacterium genome segment ATGTCCTGAAGGCGGGGAGTAAAATAGAAAGGAATCTGGCTCATCGACTCAACACCCCCGGCAAGAACAATTTCACTCTCACCGGCAAGAATCTGTATGCAGGCGCTGGTAATAGCCTGCATGCCGGAAGCGCAGTTCCTCTGTACCGTATAGGCAGGGATTTCTTTCGGGAGCCCTGCTCTTAGCGCAATCACTCTTGAAGGATTGGCCGAATCGACAGGTTGAGAAACATTACCGATAATGACTTCATCAATATGGTCGGGAGAAAGACCGGTTCTCTCAAGCAATTCCCGAAGAACAGCGCTGCCGAGATCGATGGCCGACAGGTTCTTAAAGTCCGTTCCTGCCTTTATATAAGGACTTCTAAGTCCTTCAACTATAACAACCTTTTCCATATTTCATCCCTTTCTGGCCCCTTTTTCTCACAAGGTTTCGCAGCGAATCAATTCAAGAGCAGGCGAAGAGCGCTTCCCGACCGGGGGCAGCACAGTCACAGCTGCTGCGGCAAAAAAGCTTGTGAGAAGCGCGGATTATGTTAAGAGTATCAAAGGCCTTTGAGGGATGCAACCATTTTGAATGGCCGGAAATAAAATATCTATTTATAGCCGGAAGGGCATTTTTTGAAGTTTTCAACAAGGTTGCAAAAATGAGGTCCCTTGTAATAAAGTAAAGGGCTATGGCCTACGTTAACAAAAGCAGCTTACAAAGAAACCGGCAAACGGTACTGCACGAAATTATATTTGAAGCAGACACACCGGCCGGCAAGGCATTCGATATTGCTCTCATCATCAGCATTCTTCTAAGTGTCATTGCCGTCATGATGGAAAGCGTCACTTCAATAAGAGAAGCTTTCGGCTTTCATCTTTACGTTATAGAATGGATCTTTACCATCGGCTTTACCATTGAATATATTTTAAGGCTTCTTTGCGTAGGCAAACCTCTCAGATATGCCAGAAGCTTTTTCGGCATTGTTGATCTTCTTGCCGTCATCCCTACCTATGTGGGTCTTTTTTTCCCGTCAGGCCACTACCTCATGGTTATTCGGGTTTTAAGAGTACTCCGTACATTCAGGATACTGAAACTGGCTCACCATATAGGAGAAGCAAGGCTGCTCATGGACGCTTTAAAGGCAAGCCGGACCAAAATTACGGTCTTTGTCTTTACCGTCATGACCATCGTCGTCATTGTCGGTTCCATCATGTATATCGTCGAAGGGGAAGAGAATGGATATACCAGCATTCCGAGAAGCATCTACTGGGCCATTGTCACGCTGACCACCGTTGGCTACGGCGACATTTCGCCCGGTACAAACCTGGGTCAGGCCATTGCATCTCTTGTCATGATCATGGGCTATGCCATCATTGCCGTGCCGACAGGTATCGTTACCGCTGAAATATCTCAA includes the following:
- a CDS encoding ion transporter — its product is MAYVNKSSLQRNRQTVLHEIIFEADTPAGKAFDIALIISILLSVIAVMMESVTSIREAFGFHLYVIEWIFTIGFTIEYILRLLCVGKPLRYARSFFGIVDLLAVIPTYVGLFFPSGHYLMVIRVLRVLRTFRILKLAHHIGEARLLMDALKASRTKITVFVFTVMTIVVIVGSIMYIVEGEENGYTSIPRSIYWAIVTLTTVGYGDISPGTNLGQAIASLVMIMGYAIIAVPTGIVTAEISQQTFRQRISTQACPECSLEGHDSDAIHCKFCGAGL